The following coding sequences lie in one Bacteroidota bacterium genomic window:
- a CDS encoding ribonucleoside-diphosphate reductase subunit alpha, translating into MYVIKRDGNRESVKFDKVTARIQKLCYGLDPIHVTPINVAMKVIEGIYEGVTTSELDNLAAETAASLTTKHPDYALLASRIAVSNLHKNTNKSFSKTMEALYNYIDPKTGKKAPLIADDVHEIIQKNAQELDSTIIYDRDFGYDYFGFKTLERSYLLKINGQVAERPQHMIMRVAVGIHKDDIASAIETYNLMSERWFTHATPTLFNAGTPKPQMSSCFLLTVKEDSIDGIYDTLKSCAKISQSAGGIGLSIHNIRATGSYIRGTNGTSNGIIPMLRVFNDTARYVDQGGGKRKGSFAIYLEPWHADIYEFLDLRKNTGKEEARARDLFTAMWTPDLFMKRVEENSTWSLFCPNEAPGLADCWGAEFEALYTRYEQEGKARKTIQARDLWTAIIESQIETGNPYMLYKDACNSKSNQQNLGTIKSSNLCTEIMEYTSPDEIAVCNLASIALPRFVEDGKFDHQKLFDITYVITKNLNKIIDRNYYPVAEARNSNMRHRPIGIGVQGLADAFILMRFPFDSPEAVQLNKEIHETIYYASMTASKDLAKKDGPYESYPGSPVSKGIFQYDMWNVTPSPRWEWDVLKEEVKQYGVRNSLLLAPMPTASTSQILGNNECFEPYTSNIYSRRVLSGEFVIVNKHLLKDLVKLGIWNDSLKNKIIIANGSVQNIAEIPENVKALYKTVWEISQKVIINMAADRGAYICQSQSLNLFVQDANFAKLSSMHFYGWKAGLKTGMYYLRTKAAADAIKFTADAAAAKETTPEVLGNEDVLILERQQQISADRQALLEAEAKKAAEVAAQITCSIDNKDDCEACGS; encoded by the coding sequence ATGTACGTAATCAAAAGAGATGGCAACCGCGAATCAGTAAAATTTGACAAAGTAACAGCGCGCATCCAAAAGCTTTGCTACGGTTTGGACCCTATCCACGTTACTCCTATCAATGTTGCCATGAAGGTAATTGAAGGAATTTACGAAGGTGTTACAACCAGCGAATTGGATAACCTTGCTGCTGAAACTGCTGCTTCGCTTACCACAAAACACCCCGACTATGCACTATTGGCGTCACGCATAGCTGTGTCTAACTTGCACAAAAACACCAACAAGTCGTTTTCCAAAACCATGGAAGCGCTCTACAACTATATCGATCCGAAAACCGGCAAAAAAGCTCCTTTAATTGCGGATGATGTTCACGAAATCATTCAAAAGAACGCTCAAGAATTGGATTCTACCATCATCTACGACCGCGATTTCGGTTACGATTACTTTGGTTTCAAAACATTGGAACGCTCTTATTTATTGAAAATAAACGGACAAGTGGCAGAACGCCCTCAACACATGATTATGCGTGTGGCTGTTGGTATTCACAAAGATGATATCGCTTCTGCCATCGAAACCTATAACTTAATGTCGGAGCGCTGGTTCACACACGCTACACCTACTTTATTCAACGCTGGAACACCTAAGCCTCAAATGTCGTCTTGCTTCTTATTAACCGTAAAAGAAGACAGCATCGATGGTATTTACGATACGTTGAAATCATGCGCTAAAATTTCACAAAGCGCTGGTGGAATCGGATTGAGCATTCACAACATCCGTGCTACTGGTTCTTACATCCGTGGAACAAATGGAACTTCAAACGGTATCATCCCAATGTTGCGCGTATTCAACGATACTGCTCGTTATGTGGATCAAGGTGGTGGAAAACGTAAAGGTTCTTTCGCGATTTACTTGGAGCCTTGGCATGCAGACATTTATGAATTCCTTGACTTGCGTAAAAACACAGGGAAAGAAGAAGCACGTGCACGTGACTTGTTCACCGCAATGTGGACACCGGATTTATTCATGAAACGTGTTGAAGAAAACAGCACATGGAGTTTGTTCTGCCCGAACGAAGCACCAGGGTTAGCTGATTGTTGGGGAGCTGAATTCGAAGCATTGTACACGCGCTACGAACAAGAAGGAAAAGCACGTAAAACAATTCAAGCACGTGACCTTTGGACTGCCATCATCGAATCACAAATTGAAACAGGTAATCCATACATGTTGTACAAAGATGCTTGTAACTCAAAAAGCAACCAACAAAATTTGGGTACCATCAAGTCGTCCAACTTGTGTACCGAAATTATGGAATACACTTCTCCTGACGAGATTGCCGTTTGTAACTTGGCTTCAATCGCATTGCCTCGCTTTGTGGAAGATGGAAAATTTGATCACCAAAAATTATTCGACATCACGTATGTGATTACGAAAAACTTAAATAAAATCATCGACCGCAATTATTACCCGGTTGCTGAAGCTCGCAACTCCAACATGCGCCACCGCCCTATCGGTATTGGTGTACAAGGATTAGCAGATGCATTCATCTTAATGCGTTTCCCTTTCGATTCTCCTGAAGCAGTTCAGTTGAACAAAGAAATTCATGAGACCATTTATTATGCATCCATGACCGCTTCTAAAGACCTTGCGAAAAAAGATGGTCCTTACGAATCTTACCCTGGATCTCCTGTATCAAAAGGAATTTTCCAATACGATATGTGGAATGTAACACCATCTCCACGTTGGGAATGGGATGTATTAAAAGAAGAAGTAAAACAATACGGTGTACGCAACTCTTTATTATTAGCGCCAATGCCAACCGCTTCTACTTCTCAAATCTTAGGAAACAACGAGTGTTTTGAACCATACACTTCTAACATTTACTCACGCAGAGTATTGTCTGGAGAGTTTGTAATCGTGAACAAACACTTATTGAAAGACTTAGTGAAATTAGGTATCTGGAACGACTCATTGAAAAACAAAATCATTATTGCAAATGGTTCTGTACAAAACATTGCTGAAATTCCTGAAAACGTAAAAGCATTGTACAAAACCGTTTGGGAAATTTCTCAAAAAGTAATCATCAACATGGCGGCTGACCGTGGAGCATACATCTGTCAGTCACAATCGTTGAACTTATTTGTACAAGATGCAAACTTCGCGAAACTTTCTTCAATGCATTTCTACGGCTGGAAAGCGGGATTAAAAACCGGAATGTATTACTTACGTACAAAAGCTGCTGCAGACGCAATTAAATTTACTGCAGATGCTGCTGCTGCCAAAGAAACCACTCCGGAAGTATTAGGCAACGAAGATGTTTTGATCTTAGAACGTCAACAACAAATTTCTGCTGACCGCCAAGCATTATTAGAAGCAGAAGCGAAAAAAGCTGCTGAAGTTGCTGCACAAATAACTTGTTCAATTGATAACAAGGATGATTGTGAAGCTTGTGGAAGTTAG